Below is a genomic region from Actinoallomurus bryophytorum.
ACGCTCGGGCACTCGTAAGGCCGCCAAGCGCCGCAACATCATCTACTCGGCGGTGGCCGTCGTGGCGGTGGTCGCGGTGGTGGGTGTGAGCGTCTGGTACGCCAACCGCCCGGCGCCGTCGGTGAAGGTCAAGGGTGCGTTCGGCAAGGCACCGGTGGTGACGGTCCCGAAGTCCAAGCCCGCCGCCAAACAGCAGGTCAAGGAGCTGATCCACGGCAAGGGCCCGAAGGTCGGCGCCAGTGACTTCGTCGTGGCGCACCTGGTCGGCTACCAGTGGAGCGCCAAGGGCGGCAAGGAGCTGCTGAACACCTTCAAGAAGGGCGCTCCGGCGACGGGTACCGCGAGCCAGCTCACCGGCCTCGCGCCGCTGGACAAGGCGATCGCGGGCCGTACGCAGGGCACGCGGCTGGAGCTGACGCTGCCGTACGCGGCCGTCGGCGACCAGGTCGCCCAGGCGCTCCAGCTGGCCAGGACCGACGACTTCGTCGTGGCCGTGGACGTGGTCAACTCCTTCGGCAAGTCGGCGTCGGTGCAGGGCACGCAGCAAAAGATCGACGCCAAGCTGCCCCAGGTGACGCCCGGCGCCGCAGGCCAGGCGCCCACGGTCAAGATCCCGTCCGGCAAGGCGCCGGACACTTTGCAGGTCAAGACCTTGATCCAGGGCACCGGTAAGGCCGTGACCAAGGGCCAGACGCTGGTCGGGCAGTACGACGGCGTGCTGTGGCGCACCGGCAAGGAGTTCGACTCGAGCTACAAGCACGGCGCGCCGGCCGGTTTCCCGATCGGTGTCGGCCAGGTGATCCCGGCCTGGGACAAGGCGCTGGTGGGACAGAAGATCGGTAGCCGCGTGCTGCTGGTCGTCCCGCCGAAGGAAGGCTACGGCCCGAAGGGCTCGCCGGACGCGGGCATCAAGGGCACGGACACGCTGGTGTTCGTGGTCGATGTCCTCGGCGCCTTCTGATCGCCCGGTAACTGGAGGTTCGGCAAATGCGGCGCGCCGCACCATTCGTCGTGCTCGCCCTCCTCGCCGCGTGCGGTGTCGCATGCAGCGGGGGAGGGCTGCCCGATGGCCTGAAGGTGAACGGGGACATCGGCAAGCAGCCGACGGTCACCATCCCCGGCTCCAGCCCGGACGCGAAGCTCGCCGTCAAGACGCTGCACACGGGCAAGGGCTCGAAGGTGGCGAACGGCGACCTGGTCGTGGCGAACTACGTGGGCTACCGCTGGAACGGCGGCGACCACAAGCTGATCGCCAGCAGCTATGACTCCGGGCAGCCGGCGATGTTCCCGTACGGCCACCTGGTGCCGGGGCTGAACAAGGCGCTGGCCGGGCAGCGGCCGGGCGGCCGGGTCATGGCGGTGATCCCGCCGGGCCAGGGGTACGGCGCGAACGGTTACGCGCCGATGCAGATCGGCGCCAAGGACTCCCTGGTGTTCGTACTGGACGTCGTCGCGGCCTACCCGAACGGCGCGAGCGCGCAGGGCAGACCGCAGCCACAGTCCGACGCGCGCCTGCCGCGCGTGTCGGCGGGGGCGACACCGACGATGAAGGTCCCGCACGTACGCCCGCCGGCCAGGTTGCAGGTCCGCACCATCGTGCAGGGCACGGGCAAACCCGTGCAGGCGCGGCAGCTCGTGGTCTTCCACGACCTGGGGCAGATCTGGCGCAACGGCAAGGTGTTCGAGTCCTCGCGCGATCGCGGCCATCCGGACTCGGTGGTGGTGGGTGCCCGGCAGATGATCGCCGGCTGGGACCGCGCGGTCGTGGGCAAGCCGGTCGGCAGCCGGGTCCTCGTCGTGGTGCCGCCGGGTCAGGGGTACGGCGCGAAGGGCCACGCCGCGTCGGGCATCGCGAGCAAGGACACCCTGGCGTTCGCGATCGACATCCTCGCCGCGTACTGACCGCCGCGTCCCGTACGGGGGCGGCCTCCTTACAATCGGCGCGTGAGCGATGTCGAGGCCATCACGGCCCTGGGCGACCCGGTGCGACGGCGGCTGTACGACTATGTGGTCGCCCAGGACCATGAGGTCGGCCGGGCGGAGGCCGCCGAGGCGGCGGGGATCCAGCGCAC
It encodes:
- a CDS encoding FKBP-type peptidyl-prolyl cis-trans isomerase, with amino-acid sequence MSEVEGREDAETEETQEDARPKVKMPQAKDIRRSDFTPHALNAKGRPAPRSGTRKAAKRRNIIYSAVAVVAVVAVVGVSVWYANRPAPSVKVKGAFGKAPVVTVPKSKPAAKQQVKELIHGKGPKVGASDFVVAHLVGYQWSAKGGKELLNTFKKGAPATGTASQLTGLAPLDKAIAGRTQGTRLELTLPYAAVGDQVAQALQLARTDDFVVAVDVVNSFGKSASVQGTQQKIDAKLPQVTPGAAGQAPTVKIPSGKAPDTLQVKTLIQGTGKAVTKGQTLVGQYDGVLWRTGKEFDSSYKHGAPAGFPIGVGQVIPAWDKALVGQKIGSRVLLVVPPKEGYGPKGSPDAGIKGTDTLVFVVDVLGAF
- a CDS encoding FKBP-type peptidyl-prolyl cis-trans isomerase, which produces MRRAAPFVVLALLAACGVACSGGGLPDGLKVNGDIGKQPTVTIPGSSPDAKLAVKTLHTGKGSKVANGDLVVANYVGYRWNGGDHKLIASSYDSGQPAMFPYGHLVPGLNKALAGQRPGGRVMAVIPPGQGYGANGYAPMQIGAKDSLVFVLDVVAAYPNGASAQGRPQPQSDARLPRVSAGATPTMKVPHVRPPARLQVRTIVQGTGKPVQARQLVVFHDLGQIWRNGKVFESSRDRGHPDSVVVGARQMIAGWDRAVVGKPVGSRVLVVVPPGQGYGAKGHAASGIASKDTLAFAIDILAAY